Within Xanthomonas oryzae pv. oryzae, the genomic segment CAAGACTTAAGATCAGCATCCCCACCCACACCCATACTGCCGCTTCGCCCACGTAATGCCAGAAAGCCCACCCAAGTACCGAGGCTACAAACGCCGTCACCAGCAGCAACAGGCGATCCTTGATCCTGCCACTCATACCGCAGCCGCCAGTGAGGCGTAGTAGCGACGACCCGGGCGCTTGTAGTCATAGATCTCGCGCCGGGTGATGAGGACGGTACGCACGCTATCGCTGCTCAGGCCATTGCGGCTGGAATACGCCAGGACGTCCGACAGACTCGTGCCGCAGGAAAGCGTTCGACCCGACGCCACTGCGGCACTGCCCACGGCAGCACCGAGATAGATAGAAGCGCTGACTGCACTGAGCACCGCAAACATCTCCGTCTTCGTCCCCGCTTTGGCCACCTCAATGATAGTGACCCTTGGCCCCATCTTCTCGGCCAACGCCACCATACCGCCCAGCGCAGCGATCAAGGTGCTGACGCTGCCATAGATTCCGGGGGCGGCAAGACCTAGGCCCTCCATGTTTTCGGCTCTCTGAAAATTTGAGTGGGTAGGATTTCGGCTGGTTTACCACTGACGCGGGGATTGGGATGACGGCCAAGGTGTTTGAAGCGGCGCTGGGGATCGGCGCGCCGTGGTCGGTAGGCGCGGTCGAGTTCGACGAAGCGACCAAGGTGTTGACGGTGCCGGTGGACTTCAAGCCGGGCACGAGGTTCAAGGTATCGGGCCAAAAGGGGCTGCATCCGGTTCATGACACCGTGGTCAAGACCTACCGGCACCTGAACTTTTTCCAGCACGAGTGCTACCTGAAGGTTCGCACGCCGCGTGTGAAGCTTGGGGACGGATCGGTTCGCCTGGTCGAGCCGGACTTCGCTGGGCGGTTGTCGGGCTTCACGCTGTTGTTCGAGGCGCTGGTGCTGATGTTGTCGCAGCAAATGCCGTTCGCGGCCGTTGCGCGCATCGTGGGCGAGTCGGCGTACCGGTGCATGCAGGTGTGCAACCGCTATGTCGAGATGGCCCTGGAGCAGGCCGACTTCAGCGACGTCACGTCGCTGGCCATCGACGAGACGTCGCGCGCTCGCGGCCACGACTATGTGACCTTGGCTGCCGATGCCCAGGCGCGACGCGTGATCTTCGTGACTGAGGGGCGGGACGCCAAAGCCGTGAAGGCGCTGGCTGACGATCTGGCAGCTCATGGCTGCCCTCCCGAACAGATCACCTCGGTGAGCATCGACATGTCGCCCGCGTTCATCAAGGGCGTAAGCGACCAGTTGCCCAACGCGCAGATCACCTTCGACAAGTTCCACGTTGTCGGACATGCGAACGCGGCCGTGGACAAAACCAGGCGCATCGAGCAGCGCACCGAGAAGTCCCTCAAGGGCATGCGCTGGACGCTGCTCAAGGATGTCTTCAGCCTCAAACCGACGGCCGGCGCAGCATTGCACGGGCTGATCACGGCACCCAAGCTCACACGGACGGCCCGCGCGTGGCTCTACAAGGAGCAGTTGCGCGAGGCGCTTGACCGAAAGCAGATCAACGTGATGCGCGAGATGCTCAAGCACTGGTGCGTCTGCGTGATGCGATCCAAGGTCGAGGCGATGAAGGAAGTCGCAGCCCTCGTGCGCCGCCACATGGACGGCATCGTCGCCTGGGCGCAGACCCGTCAGACCAACGGCTTCCTTGAAGCCATCAATGGCCTGTTCCAGTCCGCCAAGCGCAGAGCTCGCGGCTTCAAACGCCTGTCCACCATCAAGACCGTCATCTTCCTGATTGCCGGCAAGCTGGACTTCCAAACGTTCAACCCGCATGCCCGGCAACCCACTTGAAATTCAAGAGAGCCATGTTTTCCTTGTAATACGCGAACCATGAGGGCTGGTTGGGACACCGCTCCATACCGCAAATCTCCATATCGGGTGATGGCCGATAATGGATCAGCCCGCCCGACATTTTCCAGATGCACGTCACAATGTGGCACCGGCGGCGATGCACTCGCCGCCGGCGCTGGCTCAAAGCACGGCCAAGCGTTCCCGCGCGATTTCGGCGTAGTGCTGCGTCATCTCCACAACGGTCCAGCGGTAGCCTTCCAGTTCGGCCGCCACAAGCGTCGTGCCGCTGCCTGCGAACGGATCGAGGATCCGCCCGCCTGCGATGTCCCCCATCCTGAGTAGCAGTCGGGTTTAGAGTCCGGGGGTGATGATATCGCTATTGGCCAACTGCTGGGCATAGGCCGCCGGCGTCATTGCGCCGATTGTTTTTTTGGGGCGGTGTTCGTTGTATTCGCGGCGCCAGCGTTCGATCTCGGTGCGCGCATGCAGCAGCGTTGGGAACCAGTGTTCGTTGAGGCATTCGTCGCGTAGCCGGCCGTTGAAGGATTCGACGTAGGCATTCTGGTTCGGCTTGCCAGGCTGGATCTGGCGTAGCTGCACACCATTGGCATGCGCCCAGGCGACCATGGCCTTGCCACAGAACTCCTTGCCGTTGTCGGTGCGGATCATCTTCGGCAGGCCACGACTGTGTGCCAACCGATCCAGCACGCGCACAACGCCGTGTCCCGAGATCGCACGCTCCACGTCGATGGCGACCGCTTCGTGGGTTGTGTCGTCCACGATCACCAGGCATTTGATTGCCCTGCCTTCGGCGGTGCGGTCGAACACGACGTCCATGGATCACACCGGGTTGGCCTTGGTGGGCCGCAGCAACGGTGCACGCTCGCCTACCGGCACCTTTTTACGCGTGCGGCGCCGGACTTGCAGCTGCTGCTCGCAATACAGCCGCTCCACCCGCTTATAGTTCACGAGACGCCCTTCCTGCCGCAGCTTGAGAGAGATCATCCCCACGCCATAGCGGCGATGGCGATGCGCCAACGCAAGGATGCGCTCGCGCAACTCAACGTTGCGGTCCTCGCCCGGGCGATAGCGCAGCGCACTGGCGCTCATGCCGATCGCTGCCAGGGCGCAGCGCTCGCTGGCGCCACCTTCGATCCACTCGCGCACCAGCGTACGACGCGCCGGTGCGCTCACCATTGTTTTTGCAGCGCATCCTTGATCAGGTCGTTCTGAAACACCTGCTCGGCCAGCAACTTCTTCAGTCGCGTGTTCTCGGCCTCCAGGTCCTTGAACCGCTTGGCATCGGGCACGCTCATGCCGCCGAACTTGCTGCGCCACAGGTAGTAGGAAGCCTCACTGAAGCCATGCCGTCGGCACAGGTCTGATCGGCATGCCGGCCTCGGCTTCGCGCAGGAAGCCGATGATCTGCTCTTCGGAAAAGCGCTTCTTCACGTCCAATCTCCTCGGGATAGGGAATTGGATTGCAAACTGAGGTGCTACTCAAACTTGGGGGGACGTCGGCCCCAACGATCGGCGGCGCGTTGCTCTACCGCCTATGGATCTCTCGCCCGGCAAGGACTGCACATGTCGGGCTGGCAGTGGGACAGATTCCGCAACGCTTGCGTCGTCGTCGGGCTATGGCCGTGCGTCGGGTGGTAGCCCATGGCTGAGTCAATCTTGGTTTATGGACCGATGGCCAGCGGCAAGACGCTAAACGCCGAGGCGATCTGCCAGGCCTGCGGCCTCAAGCGCGTGGTCGAGTTGGATGAGCGACTGCAACGCAAAGGCTAGGACTGGCAGCTGAGCCAGAACGACGTGCTCATGCTCGCCAACGACAAGGCGCTGGCTGAACGCACGGCACAGCGAATGCGCATCCAGACGGTTGCGATCGCCGAGGCGTGTGTGCCGGTCGGTGCAGCGTGGAGGATGCCGCGATGAACCTTGACCGCGTCATTGCTGTGTCCCGCGCAGCGCAGGCCTACGACGACCCCGGTCCGCTGTCCACTGGGGAGGCATTGACCGCTGCCCTAGTGCTCAACCGGCACGACTGGCTCGCGGACATGGATTACACCATCGCGCAGGCGCTCGATCGGATCGATGAAGACAGCATTGCGCACCTACGGCAGGCAGAGCGAGCGATCGGAAACGGCGCGGGGGCAACGGAGGAAAACCCCGCATGACACAGCGCGAGATCTCGCACCCTGAGCCGCTGCCCGCCTACAGGGATGGACATGCTGGCCGGCACATCGCGGACGGCCGCCGCCTGCAGGCCGGCGGCGGGCACGTTATTGAGTGCCCATGTGGTCGCACCAAGAAGCACGCCGCGTTCGACCAGGCACTGGCCGAATGGAAGCGGATGCATCGCATCCGCGTGCCTCGCCAGGCAGCGCCGGCAGACAGCAACGTGGTGCAGCTGGGCCTACGCCTGCGCGGAGGCACCAGCCAATGAGCGATGAGGCAATGGAAGTACACAGGCTCCAATGCGAGGCGCGCCATTGGCTGCAGCAGGGCTACACCGACGCCAGGTCGGTGAGTCTCCTGCAGCAGATGATCGCCGCCAAGCGCGGCGCCCAGGCGGCACAGGATCTGCGCGACGAGATGCGGCAGCAATGGAAGACCCGCCGTCAATGGCAGCAGGAGCAGCTGCTATGACCGAGCGAATCCTGCACTTCGAGGATCTGCAGCGTATCTATGCTCCTGACGGACCCAGGCCGCAGGTAGCGTCCGTGGTCAGGTGGGCTGATCGGACAGGCATTCGCTACCAGTACGACAGGCGCGGCCGCATATGGACAACGTTGGATGCGATAAACGCATCTCTTGGCCTTGTCACTGCAGCAAATCAAGAACAGCACCAAGACGAGGATCTCATCTGATGGCGCGGGGACGTAAACGGAGGTTCAACCCGAATATTCCAGGTCACATCGAGCAGGAGGCGCTCCCTAAAGGCATCTACTGGGAGAACGGCCGCTGGTACATGCATGAAGACCATCCGGACGGTGGCCGACAAGTGAAGCGTACGGTCGCCTTTCGAAGTGCTCGTCTCTCTGAACTCCATGCAATCGCAGAATCTCGACTACGAGGGGACGTGCGTGGCACGCTGCGTTACCTCTTCGACCGTTTCCACGAAGCGAGCGAATTTAAGGAACTACAGCATGACACGCAGAAGGATTACCGACGCTACGCTGATACGCTTGCCAACTATGTCCGCAAGGATGGGTCCAAGCTCGGTGGTGTGCAGTTGGAACACATCACTACGCCCGTGGTGCAGCGGCTGCTTGAGACCTTTGCAAACGGGAGACCGGCTACTCGCCTGCAGCAGGCGCTTCCTCCAACGCCTAGCAAGGCCAATCATCTGTATCGCTACCTCCGGCGAACACTCGCGTGGGGGGTGCGCCATGGCTACTGCAAGGAGAATCCTGCAATTGGTGTTCTCCAGGCGAAGGAGGCTAAGGCCTTCAGGATGCCTACGCCTGATGCGTTCGAGGCTGTTCTACAGTTCGCCCGCGAGCGCGGCGCTTTAAAGCCTCACACCAAAGGTAGCTTTCCCAGCTATCTCCCCCCAGTCATGGTGCTGGCATACAGCGCCAGGCTGCGCGGTATCGAAGTTTGCTCACTCACTGACGCACATCGGCTAGAACACGGCGTGCACGCGTCACGTAGAAAGGGATCGCGCGACACACTCACCACGTGGGACGCCCACATGACGGAAGCATGGGAGGCGTTGCTGGCTCGCCGATCAGAAATCTGCAACAAGCCTGGCCGCAACTTTCCGATACCAATGAAGCCGGAAGAACGCTTCTTCCTCATTGAGCAGACCGGCAATCCGATTGTCAAGTCGTCACTCGACAGCGCATGGCAGCGATTCATCCCTGCGGCAATACGCGATGGCGTGATCAAGTCTGAGGAGCGCTTCTCACTACATGGTTTGAAGCATCGGGGCGTTACCGACACCGAGGGCAATCGAGGCGATAAGCAAGATGCAGCTGGGCACGTCTCGTCGTCGATGACAGATCGTTACGACCACGAGTTACCGGTCGTGAAACCTCCACGACGGCGCTGAATTTTCCCAACAATTTTCCCAAGCCCACAAAACAGGCACTTCGACTCGCGTCCAAGTGCCTGTTTTTATTGGTGGGCCCAGAAGGATTCGAACCTTCAACCAAAGGATTATGAGTCCTCTGCTCTAACCGTTGAGCTATAGGCCCGTATGTCTGGCAGCGAGATGGCGAGCATGTCGGGCCGTGCAGCGGACGCGAAAGTTTACCTGTCTGCGCGTCACCCTGTCTGCTAGGCGGCCGGTGCGCGCAGCGATCCATGCTTGACCGCGCGCTCGTGCATCGGCACCCACGACAAAAAAGCCCAGCGGTGGCTGAGCGTTGCGTATCAGATTTCAGAGTTCCGTCTCGCCGCCGCTCTGCAGACGCCTTTTACCGACCGGTGCACCCGAGCAGATTGCAGCACGGAGTGGAGCTTGGCGATGCCGAAGCTGGCCTGGTCAACGGTCGATCACAGCGCCAGCAGCGCCATGTGTGCGTGACCGCTGGGAGCCGTTGGCGCAATCATGGCACTCACTACACTGTGGCGGGCACGATGATCGCGGTAACGCGCGGGTGACGTTGGGAAACGCGGCCTAGAAACAGCCAGCAGAACCTAGCAATCCCGAATCACCCATCCCCAATCCCCGTGTCTCAGGCATCCGTCGTCTCGAACTGCCCATCGACCAGCTGGCGACCCGCACGAAATCCGTGCGCGATGGCCTCCTGATACGTCTCATAGCCCGGCCCGCGACCGGCGATGCGTGGCTGACGCCTACCGCCGAGCGCGTACACGTCCACCCATAGCGTCCAGTTGGCATCCGGGGAAGCCTGCTCGACGCGTACGCGGATCTCGTGCTCGTGGTACGTGGTGGTTTCGAAGCGGCGTTGCCTACTCATAAGACGATCCCGTTTCCATTCGTCCGCCAACGTAGAAGTCGTGGTCAGAACGTGACGTGAGGTTTGCAGAAACATCTGTTTAATGTTGCGTGACCGTGTGGCTTCGTCTCCATTGCGTGAACGCCTCGATGCCCACCTCACCGGTTCGCGGTGCATTGCACGCCGCTGCAGCCTAGGGCCAAGCATAGCCAACTGCCTGGGCCACAACACAACAGCCCCGCATGAGCGGGGCTGCTTTGTGATCACTGCACGGGTACGACTGAGGTATCAGTCGATATCCAGGAACGAGCGCAGCTGTTCCGAGCGGCTCGGGTGACGCAGCTTGCGCAATGCCTTGGCCTCTATCTGACGAATCCGCTCGCGGGTGACATCGAACTGCTTACCGACCTCTTCCAACGTGTGATCGGTGTTCATATCGATACCGAAGCGCATGCGCAGCACCTTGGCCTCGCGCGGGGTGAGGCCGGCCAACACGTCACGCACCGTCTCGGAGAGATTGATGTTGGTGGTGTTGTCGATCGGGGACTCCACATTGGTGTCCTCGATGAAGTCGCCCAGATGCGAATCCTCGTCGTCGCCGATCGGGGTTTCCATCGAGATCGGCTCCTTGGCGATTTTCATCACCTTGCGAATCTTGTCCTCGGGCATGTCCATTTCCTTGGCCAATTCCTCCGGCGTCGCCTCGCGGCCAAACTGCTGGAGCATCTGGCGGGAAATGCGGTTCAGCTTGTTGATCGTTTCGATCATGTGCACCGGGATACGGATGGTGCGCGCCTGATCGGCGATCGAACGGGTGATGGCCTGACGGATCCACCACGTTGCATACGTCGAGAACTTGTAACCGCGACGGTATTCGAACTTGTCCACGGCCTTCATCAGGCCGATGTTGCCTTCCTGGATCAGGTCGAGGAACTGCAGGCCGCGGTTGGTGTACTTCTTGGCAATCGAGATCACCAGACGCAGGTTGGCTTCGACCATTTCCTTCTTGGCCTTGCGCGCCTTGGCTTCGCCATAGGCCATCGCACGGCTGATCTCTTTGATCTCGCCCAGCGTCAGATAGCTGGCCTTTTCCATCTCCATCGAGCCCTGCTGCTCGGAGATGATCTGATCCTTGACGTCGCGCAGCGCCGACGACCACTTCTGCTTGCGCTTGAGTGCATCTTCCACCCATTCTAGGTTGGTCTGATTGCCTTCCCAGGAGCGGATGAAATCCTTGCGCGGCATGCGGGCCACGGTGGTGGCCAGGTGCAGCACCTTGCGCTCGTGGTCCTTGATGCCGTTGACCACGCCACGCAGCTGGGTGACCAGCGCGTCGGTCAGCGGCAGCGGCAGCTTGAGCGTGGTGAAGATGGCGGCCATGTCTTCGCGCGCCTTGACCACCAGCTTGTGCTCGGCGCCGTTCTTGGCATAGACCTTCTTGAACTTGGCGTATTCGTTGGCCAGGTTCTGCATGCGCGTGGCGACTTCAACCGGGTCCGGACCGGTCGGGCCGACCTCTTCTTCGGCGGCGGCGTCATCGCCGTCTTCGTCGTCGTCTTCATCCAGCGCATCCTCGTCGACAGCGACGGGACCAGCGGCAGCCAGCGCGGCGGCGGCGGCGTCGGCTTCTTCGATCAGGTCGTTGAAGCCGACCACGATCTCGGCCAGACGCTTCTTGCCTTCCTTGTGCGCTTCGTAATCGGCCAGCAGCATTTCGGTCGACAGCGGGAACACGCCCAATGCTGCCTGGACCTGGCTCAGGCCTTCTTCGATGCGCTTGGCGATGGCGATTTCGCCTTCGCGGGTCAGCAGCTCGACGGTGCCCATTTCGCGCATGTACATGCGCACCGGGTCGGTGGTGCGGCCACCTTCGGTGTCGAGCGCGGTCAGCGCGGCGGCAGCTTCTTCGGCGGCGGTGTCGTCAACCTCGCGGTTGCCGGTGTTGCCATCGTTGAGCAAGAGGGTTTCGGCATCGGGTGCAACTTCATGGACATCGATGCCCATGCCGTTGATCATGCTGATGATGTCTTCGATCTGCTCCGGGTCGACGAGGTCGTCGGGCAGATGGTCATTGACTTCGGCGTAGGTCAGATAGCCCTGTTCCAGGCCCTTGCTGATCAGTAGCTTGATGTCGGATTGCTGGGCAGGACGTTCGTTGGCCATGAGTGCTCGCGCCACCGGCTTTGAGATTGGAAAGAGAACCTATCATTATACCAGCGTGAAGCCCGGTCTGCCGGATTCAAGACGGGACCGCTGGTGGACGTAGTGTCTCTAGGGTCTGAGAAGAAAGGTCACCGGGCCATCGTTGACCAGGTCGACAACCATATGGGCACCGAAGCGCCCCGTTTCCACCCCGCCGCGATGTTTTTCGCGACAAATGTCCACCAATTGATTGAACGCCCGTTCAGCCTCTTCGGGCGGTGCCGCGGTGCTGAAGCCTGGGCGGTTGCCAGAGCTGGTGTCCGCGGCCAGGGTGAACTGGCTCACCAGCAGCAGGCCGCCGTTGGTGTCGGTGAGTGAGCGATTCATCTTGCCGGCGTCGTCGCTGAAGACGCGGTAGCTGAGCAGGCGCTCGGCCAGGCGCCGGGTTTGCGCGTCGCGGTCGCCGGGCTCCACGCCGATCAGCGCCAGCAGCCCGGGGCCGATCTGCCCGACGATCCGGTCATCGACCGTGACGCTGGCGCGGGTGACGCGCTGGATCAGTGCAAGCATGGGCATTCTCTGGCAGCAAACTGTTCCGCGCAGCATGCCCAGCGCTGCCGGCACTGTCACGCGCGGGTCTTCGCCGGCCGCGCTGTTTAGAATTGCGCGAATGACACCTGACGTTCGCGCTCGCCTGTTGTACGCCACCGCCGCCACCGTGGGCCGCCTGCCGTGGCCGCTGCTCAAGCGCCTGGCCGACAGGCTGGCCTGGAGCTGGCGCAAGCTCAATGCACGCGAATCACGCGTGGCGCGCCGCAATCTGGAACTGGCGTATCCGGAATTGAGCGCCGAGCAGCGCGCGCAGTTGCACGCCAAGATCCTGCAATCGACCGCGCGGCAGACGCTGGAAGTGCTGCGCACCTGGACCCACCCGCCAGCGGAGAATCTGGCCCGCCTGCAGCGCAACGGCCAGGAGCTCTACGACGCCGCACTGGCCTCCGGGCGTGGAGTCATCGTGGCGGCGCCGCATTTCGGCAACTGGGAACTGCTCAACCAGTGGCTGTCCGAGCGTGGGCCCATCGCGATTGTCTACCGGCCGCCGGAGTCCGAGGCGGTGGACGGTTTCCTGCACCTGGCGCGCGGCGGCGACAACGTGCGCCAGGTGCGTGCCGAAGGCCCGGCGGTGCGGCAGTTGTTCAAGGTGCTCAAGGACGGCGGCGCGGTCGGCATCCTGCCCGACCAGCAACCGAAGATGGGCGATGGCGTGTTCGCGCCGTTCTTCGGCATTCCGGCCTTGACCATGACCTTGGTCAACCGGCTGGCCGAGCGGACCGGGGCGATCGTGCTGTACGGCTGGTGCGAACGCGCTGGCGACGACCTGCAATTCGCGCTGCATGTGCAACCGGCCGACCCCGCGGTGGCCGATGCGGATCCGGTACGCGCAGCCAGCGCGCTCAACGCCGGCATCGAACAGATCGCCCGGCGCGACCCGGCGCAATACCAGTGGACTTACAAGCGCTACACCCTGCGCCCGCCGGGCAGCGGCGAGGCCAACCCGTATGCGACCGAGCGGCATCCGCATTGAGTGCAGCGCCACAGCGGCCTCGTTGCTCCGCCCTGCCTGTTGGTTCAAACGCAGTTGGGGATGCGACCCAGGCGTCACGAGCAGTCGTCAAGTAGGTGCGCACGGCGCGCTCAGAACCGCAGTGTACGAGCGGTACATGCCGATTCCGAGCACCGGCCGCGCCCGCCTGGCACCTGCGCAGTCGTCTTGGTAACCGCACCTAGTCGTCGTGCGGATCCGCAGGCGTGGCCAGAATGCGTTGATAAAACGCCAGGTCCAGCCAGCGCCCGAACTTGAAACCGGCCTCGCGCACGGTGCCGGCATGGGTGAAGCCGAACTGTTCGTGCAAGGCGATGCTGGCCTGGTTGCTGGCATCGATGCCGCCCACCAGCACATGCACGCCGCGCGCTTGCGCCGCTGCGATCAAGGCTTGCAGCAACAAGCGCCCCAGACCCTTGCCGCGATGATCGCAGTGCACGTAGATCGAATGCTCGACGCTGTACTTGAACGCCGGCCAGGCGCGAAAGGTGCCGTAGCTGGCAAAGCCCATCAGGGTGCCGTCGGCGTCCTCCACGCCAATCACCGGAAAGCCGCCCGCCTGTTTGGTGGCGAACCAGCCGACCATGCTCTCCGGCGGCCGTGGCCGGTAGTCGTACAGCGCATTGGAAGTGGCGATGGCTTCGTTGAAGATGTCCAGAATGGCGCTGGCGTGGCGCGCTTGACTGCAATCGACAATGTGCATGGGGCCCGATAAACGTGGAGGTCGCCCGATTAAAGCATTGCCAGGCGCTGAACGACGCGGGACACGGGCAACCAATCGGCACATGCCGCACCACTCAATCGGCAGCGGCTGGATGCAGCGTTCTACCCGGTCGTGGCGACTGCCTGTTGCCAGGCGCGCGACAATGGGCAGACGCCATCATGCAGTGACCGCGGCGGCGTCCGCCTTGAAGCGGCCGTGGCAGCCCCCATTTGGAGTCGTGAATGAGCAGGCCCATCCCCTCCCCCAGCGCGCAGAGCTTCGGCGACCCGGCGGCCATCCGCTGCGAGCGCGCCGCCTCCGAGCTGCGTGCCGGGCGCCCGGTGCTGCTGACGGCGGCAGATGGGCAGGCGCGTGCGGTGCTGGCACTGGATAGCAGCACGGCGCAGTCGCACACCGCCTTCGCCCGCGCCGCGCAGGCCCGCCACTATCTGTTCGTGACGCCCACCCGCGCCCAGGTGCTGGGCTTGCGCGCGCCGCAGGGCGCGCGCGTGCGCTTGAGCGATCACAGCTACGACCAGATCGCCGCGCTGGCCTACCTGCGCGACACAACGGTGCCCACGCAGTGGACGGCCGGCGATGCGCTGGATGCCGGTGGCGTGGAGATCGCACGGCTTGGCCTACTGCTGCCGGCACTGCTGGCGGTGGAACTGCGCGATGTGCACGACCATGCCGCGTTCGCCGGCTGCCAGTCGCTGGCACTGGGCGATTTGAGCCGCGGCTGCGCCACGTCCGCGGCCGCCGGCTACGAGTTGGTGACCCGCACCCCGGTGCCGTTACGCGGCCTGGGCATGAGCGAATTCGTGGTGTTCCGCGGCGGCGTGGCGCAGCGCGACCAGCTGGCCATCTTGGTCGGCCAGCCGGACCTCATGAGTGCCGTGCCGGTGCGTGTGCATTCGTCGTGCCTGACCGGCGACCTGTTCGGCTCGCTCAAATGCGATTGCGGCGACCAGCTGCGACACGGCCTGGCCAAGCTGAAAGAACTCGGCGGCGGTGTGCTGCTGTACCTGGATCAGGAAGGCCGCGGCACCGGCATCGCCGCCAAGATGCGCGCCTACGGCTATCAGCATGCTGGCCTGGACACGATCGATGCCGACGCGCAGCTGGGCTTCGGCCCGGACGAGCGCCGCTACGGCAGTGCGGTGGCGATGCTGCAAGGGCTGGGCATTGGCCGGATCCGGCTGTTGACCAATAACCCGGCCAAGGCCGAGCGCCTGCGCGCGGCAGGTATTGCGGTCGAAGACCGCATCGCAATCACCGGCGACATCACCGCGGAAAACGAGCAGTACCTGCGCACCAAGGCCGCACGCGCAGGCCATGCGCTGGATGTGGATGCGTTGATCCTGGCCGCGCAGTAGCGCGTCCGGCGCGAGTGTGCCTGTGGTCGGCTCGGCGGCCAGCTATGCTTGCGAACCGCTTCTGCAGGCTAACCTCGTGCACGACGCTCCACCGCCGCACCCCGCTGTCATCGTCGAGCCTGATTCGGCAGAACCGCCAGCCGCGAGCCAGTGGCAGTGGCAGTCGCTGCCGCGACGCGGTGCGTATGTGGCGGCGGTCAACGGCACGCTCGGCGGCGGATGTGCGGGCCTGATCGCAGGCGGCGTCACGGTTGCCTGGCTGCACGCCTGGCATCAGTGGCCGGCGGTGCTGGGCGTAACTGCGCTCATCGCCCTGCTCGGCGCCTGGTTTGCAGTCAAACGGCACCGACTGACGCACTGGAAGCTCGATCAGCATGGTCTGGCGCTACAGCGGGGACATCTGTGGCAAAGCGATACGCGCGTTCCGATCTCGCGCGTGCAGCACGTGGACCTGCGCCGCGGGCCGATCGAACGCGCTACCCGCCTGACCACGCTGGTGGTGCATACCGCCGGCAGCCGCCTCAATGCCGTGGCGCTGTCTGGGCTGGATCAGGACGATGCCGAACGCCTGCGTGATCGCCTGGCCCGCCAGCTCGATCACGACGACGACGCGCTATGAGCGCCATCGAGCACCCCGGCAACGACGAGCAGCGCCTGCATCCGTTGTCGTGGGTGTTCGTGTTGCTGCAACAGATCCGTCAGTTCCTGATTCCGCTCGCCGCGCTGGTCCTGTTCGGCAGCCGCGAGGGCAGGAGCGATTTTGCCGACCAGATCGCCACCGGGGTGGTGGTTGCGGTGCTGGTGGCGATTTCGGTGCTGCGCTACGTCACCTACCGCTACCGGATCGGCAGCGATGGCGTGGCGATTGGCAGTGGTCTGCTGGAACGCTGCCGACGCGATATTCCGTTTGCGCGCATCCATAACGTGGTGGTGCATCAATCGCTGCTGCACCGCCTGGCCGGCGTGGCCGAGGTCCGCCTGGAATCGGCCGGCGGCCACAAGCCGGAAGCGGAGATGCGCGTGCTGCGTTT encodes:
- the ribA gene encoding GTP cyclohydrolase II RibA; amino-acid sequence: MSRPIPSPSAQSFGDPAAIRCERAASELRAGRPVLLTAADGQARAVLALDSSTAQSHTAFARAAQARHYLFVTPTRAQVLGLRAPQGARVRLSDHSYDQIAALAYLRDTTVPTQWTAGDALDAGGVEIARLGLLLPALLAVELRDVHDHAAFAGCQSLALGDLSRGCATSAAAGYELVTRTPVPLRGLGMSEFVVFRGGVAQRDQLAILVGQPDLMSAVPVRVHSSCLTGDLFGSLKCDCGDQLRHGLAKLKELGGGVLLYLDQEGRGTGIAAKMRAYGYQHAGLDTIDADAQLGFGPDERRYGSAVAMLQGLGIGRIRLLTNNPAKAERLRAAGIAVEDRIAITGDITAENEQYLRTKAARAGHALDVDALILAAQ
- a CDS encoding PH domain-containing protein, which gives rise to MVEPDSAEPPAASQWQWQSLPRRGAYVAAVNGTLGGGCAGLIAGGVTVAWLHAWHQWPAVLGVTALIALLGAWFAVKRHRLTHWKLDQHGLALQRGHLWQSDTRVPISRVQHVDLRRGPIERATRLTTLVVHTAGSRLNAVALSGLDQDDAERLRDRLARQLDHDDDAL
- a CDS encoding GNAT family N-acetyltransferase; the protein is MHIVDCSQARHASAILDIFNEAIATSNALYDYRPRPPESMVGWFATKQAGGFPVIGVEDADGTLMGFASYGTFRAWPAFKYSVEHSIYVHCDHRGKGLGRLLLQALIAAAQARGVHVLVGGIDASNQASIALHEQFGFTHAGTVREAGFKFGRWLDLAFYQRILATPADPHDD